One stretch of Serinicoccus hydrothermalis DNA includes these proteins:
- a CDS encoding histidine phosphatase family protein, whose product MSDSTTQMPGPAIPPHQLVLVRHGQTEWSKAGRHTGLTDLPLLPEGEEAAAGLRRVLGDRSFAHVRCSPLQRARHTAELAGLQVDEIDEDLREWDYGGYEGRSTPEIREELGYRWNVFHHQIVPGDTPGETVEQVAARASVVLARVWPYLFEGDVALVGHGHALRILTSVYLRQAPRFGQHLTFEVGAVGILGHHREQPTMEAWNHR is encoded by the coding sequence GTGAGTGACTCGACGACGCAGATGCCCGGCCCCGCCATCCCCCCGCACCAGCTGGTCCTGGTGCGCCACGGTCAGACCGAGTGGTCCAAGGCCGGCCGGCACACCGGCCTGACCGACCTCCCGCTGCTGCCCGAGGGAGAGGAGGCGGCTGCCGGTCTGCGCAGGGTCCTCGGGGACCGCTCCTTCGCGCACGTGCGGTGCTCGCCGCTGCAGCGGGCACGGCATACCGCCGAGCTCGCCGGGCTGCAGGTCGACGAGATCGACGAGGACCTGCGCGAGTGGGACTACGGCGGCTACGAGGGGCGCAGCACGCCGGAGATCCGGGAGGAGCTGGGCTACCGGTGGAACGTCTTCCACCACCAGATCGTGCCGGGCGACACCCCGGGCGAGACCGTGGAGCAGGTCGCGGCACGCGCCAGCGTGGTGCTGGCCCGCGTCTGGCCCTACCTCTTCGAGGGCGACGTGGCCCTGGTCGGGCACGGGCACGCGCTGCGGATCCTCACCAGCGTCTACCTGCGCCAGGCACCGCGCTTCGGCCAGCACCTGACCTTCGAGGTCGGCGCGGTCGGCATCCTCGGCCACCACCGCGAGCAGCCGACGATGGAGGCCTGGAACCACCGCTGA
- a CDS encoding OsmC family protein, producing MADDPHRSVSLTRTGPGHFEARNDRGGSIPVGNGAGEDGAAFTPVELLLVGVAGCSGIDIDLLTSRKAEPTSFEISAGADKVRDEEGNRLGPVTVTVQVTFPEGEAGDAARERLPEAVTMSRDRLCTVSRTVALPTPVDFEVR from the coding sequence ATGGCTGACGACCCGCACCGCTCCGTGTCCCTCACCCGCACCGGCCCTGGCCACTTCGAGGCCCGCAACGACCGCGGCGGCAGCATCCCGGTCGGCAACGGCGCCGGGGAGGACGGCGCGGCCTTCACCCCCGTGGAGCTGCTGCTCGTGGGCGTCGCCGGCTGCTCGGGCATCGACATCGACCTGCTGACCTCGCGCAAGGCCGAGCCCACCTCCTTCGAGATCTCTGCCGGTGCCGACAAGGTGCGCGACGAGGAGGGCAACCGCCTCGGTCCGGTCACCGTGACGGTGCAGGTGACCTTCCCCGAGGGCGAGGCCGGCGACGCCGCGCGGGAGCGGCTGCCCGAGGCGGTCACGATGTCGCGGGACCGGCTGTGCACGGTGTCGCGCACGGTGGCACTGCCGACCCCGGTCGACTTCGAGGTCCGCTAG
- a CDS encoding glutamate--cysteine ligase, with amino-acid sequence MGQEVSRSEFTREQRLAFRAKVRDDLDCFEQMLEGSRFDFTRPQMGLEIELNLVEEDGLAPALRNQEVLADIGEGDFQPEVGRYNIELNVPPRPMAGDQAVRLERWLSQSMRRAGDAARAYTCRVASIGIIPSLRAELFDSPWLSEGVRYTALNDSLIRERGEGFELELEGPTGERVQSYHDTIGPLSGCTSVQLHQQVTPLDFPVYWNAATVISSLQIAMGANSPYLFGKRLWAETRIPLFTQMTDTRSIELKHQGVRPRAYFGRSWITSIFDLFEENVRSFPALLPEASDEDAKAVLASGGVPHLSDLKLHNGTVWRWNRPIYDMSQGVPHLRVENRVLPAGPTAVDTVANACLYYGLLESFTTSGRPIWTKMPFADADRNFLDAAKHGIEATHTWPGLGRLPVVDLVADHLLSVADDGLAALGLRREVRNHYLSIIEGRCRAGTNGASWQVAVTEAYEDAGHSRDEALTAMFGHYLDNSEDNLPVHTWEVPTVEARSAEAEERQPAPA; translated from the coding sequence ATGGGCCAAGAGGTGAGTCGCAGCGAGTTCACGCGGGAGCAGCGCCTGGCGTTCCGGGCCAAGGTCCGTGACGACCTGGACTGCTTCGAGCAGATGCTCGAGGGCAGCAGGTTCGACTTCACCCGGCCGCAGATGGGCCTGGAGATCGAGCTCAACCTCGTCGAGGAGGACGGCCTCGCCCCGGCGCTGCGCAACCAGGAGGTCCTCGCCGACATCGGGGAGGGCGACTTCCAGCCCGAGGTCGGCCGCTACAACATCGAGCTCAACGTCCCGCCGCGGCCCATGGCCGGCGACCAGGCCGTGCGGCTGGAGCGGTGGCTCTCGCAGTCGATGCGGCGGGCCGGGGACGCCGCCCGCGCGTATACCTGCCGGGTCGCCTCGATCGGCATCATCCCCAGCCTGCGCGCGGAGCTCTTCGACTCACCCTGGCTCTCCGAGGGCGTGCGCTACACCGCCCTCAACGACTCCCTCATCCGGGAGCGGGGCGAGGGCTTCGAGCTGGAGCTCGAGGGCCCGACCGGTGAGCGGGTGCAGAGCTATCACGACACCATCGGCCCGCTGTCCGGCTGCACCTCGGTGCAGCTGCACCAGCAGGTCACCCCGCTGGACTTCCCGGTCTACTGGAACGCCGCGACGGTCATCTCGAGCCTGCAGATCGCCATGGGCGCGAACTCGCCCTACCTCTTCGGCAAGAGGCTCTGGGCGGAGACGCGGATCCCGCTGTTCACCCAGATGACAGACACCCGCTCGATCGAGCTCAAGCACCAGGGCGTGCGCCCGCGCGCCTACTTCGGACGGTCCTGGATCACCTCGATCTTCGACCTCTTCGAGGAGAACGTCCGCTCCTTCCCCGCCCTGCTCCCCGAGGCCTCGGACGAGGACGCCAAGGCCGTGCTCGCGTCGGGCGGCGTGCCCCACCTGTCCGACCTCAAGCTGCACAACGGCACGGTATGGCGGTGGAACCGCCCCATCTACGACATGTCCCAGGGCGTGCCGCACCTGCGGGTGGAGAACCGCGTGCTCCCCGCCGGCCCGACCGCCGTGGACACGGTGGCCAACGCCTGCCTCTACTACGGCCTGCTCGAGTCGTTCACGACCAGCGGCCGGCCGATCTGGACGAAGATGCCCTTCGCGGACGCCGACCGCAACTTCCTCGACGCGGCCAAGCACGGCATCGAGGCCACGCACACCTGGCCCGGCCTGGGCCGGCTCCCGGTGGTGGACCTCGTCGCCGACCACCTGCTGTCGGTGGCCGACGACGGGCTCGCCGCCCTCGGGCTGCGCCGCGAGGTGCGCAACCACTACCTGTCCATCATCGAGGGCCGGTGCCGTGCGGGCACCAACGGCGCGAGCTGGCAGGTGGCGGTCACCGAGGCCTACGAGGACGCCGGGCACAGCCGGGACGAGGCGCTGACCGCGATGTTCGGCCACTACCTCGACAACTCCGAGGACAACCTGCCGGTGCACACCTGGGAGGTGCCGACGGTGGAGGCGCGGTCCGCGGAGGCGGAGGAGCGGCAGCCCGCCCCGGCCTGA